The window ATATGTGGTTTTATCATTTCAAACTTAGCTTGGGCGTATAAAGATTTTTTTTTAACGGATACAATGGCTTTGAAACTTTCATTATTACTTGCGATTTTAGCTTGGTTTATTTGTTTATTTATTTTATTGATTCGTATTAGATTTTCGCTTGGCTCAATAGCATTTCCTACATTATTTAATTGCCTTGTCGTTTGCTTTCTTACTGTGTTTATCACAAAATGGATTAATCAATTCACAATGGCATGGGTCATTGGGATGTTTGTAGGTGCGTTATGTGGCTTCATTCTTTGTAAATTAAATTATTTAGTAAATAAAAAATAAAGCTATGGCAAACTGTAATGATGAATGCCGACCAACGTGTGGTCAAATAAATGATAGTACTGTTCCATCCGCCTTGACCCAAACAGCTAGCGTTATCGGTTTTATCGCAAGCATACTAGGGATTTTTGGGAAATTGATTAGCATAAAGGATTTACCCTTTCCAATAATTATTTTTATTTTGTCTCTTTCTGCAATTTTAGTTGGTTTGGCAATTATCGCATGGGTCGGAATTGCCTGGTATGACCAGTGTACCGAAGAACCGGTTGTGGTAACTAGTGATGGGTCATTGATGAAAATGAAAGGTACCAAGGAATGTGTTACTGGTGTAGTTAATAGTATAAAATCAGATTTTAGTAGCATTTGGAGTATAGCTTGGATATTTCCTTGGACAGCAAATCATGATAGCATAGATGTGGTCGTTAGAATGAGATATTGGGATGTAGTTGAAAGTAATGGTGCAGATGTATTTTGTACTTATGAAGAAAGCGATAGAAGATCTGAAATACTTCGTTGTTATTTTTTTACTCAACGAGTATGTGATGTTGCAAAAGGTGCTTTAATTGGTGCTGTTATTGCCTTTGTGGTAATTTTGGCAATTGCAGCACTTGTTATTAGTGCGGTTGTTTTAGGAGTCTTGGCAGCGGCAGGATGCTTTGCTTCTTGGGGCACGGGATGTTCGGCAGCAATTATTGTTGCATTGTTAGTTTTTATTGCAATTGTTGGTGCTGTTACATTAGCTGGTGCTACTATTGGTGGACTGGTGGTTGTAGGTACTTCCCAACCATCTTCACCAACTGCTCAAAATGTGAGTGGAGAATCAGAAACAGCAATATCAGAAGGTGACTTAATAAACCTTCATGGCAGAATGCTAATTAAAGAAGATTCGGATGAACTTTTTCATAATTTAAAAGTTAATGTTTTTTGGTGGGTTTCACAGGAGCAAGAAAAACTTCCTAAGTTATTGGGCAAAATTTCAGGTACTTCACCATTTAGTCATTGTGAAATAGATGAATTGTTCTTTCAACATTTCCAGAGGAGAAATGAGGAAACAGGCGAAATATCAGTTGTGACTGTTAGTATAGATCCTTGCACTGATAGCATAAACATTAAACCAATTAGATGCCCGTGATATTTATTACCCCCCGCTGGGCGGAATGTTATGCAAGACACGCATACGTTTAATCCATCCCGCCAACATGCTTCATTCCGCCCCAGCCCGCTTCGGGTCGCTTGCACATTAAATCAAAAGAAAGCAAATTAAATAAGGTTTGTATCACTGCTAAACACAAACTCCTCTACGTGTAGTCTTCCCTTAGGAAGCTTGTTGTAGATTGTCGGGTGGGAATGTTTTAAAGATATCTACGACCTATGCATCGTTTGTAATATATATCAATGATTATTACTATAATAAGTCAGAAATAAATTAAAAGCGATTATAATAATTCATTCATATGAAAAAATTATACCTTCTCACTCTATTCATTTTCTCTGCACTTGTATCTTTGGCGCAGACTCCACAAAGTCTCAACTATCAAGCCGTCGCCCGTAATACTTCAGGGGCCATCCTTGCAAATCAATCAGTAGGCATTCGTATTTCTATTACGGATGGAAGCGCGGGGGCAACGCTTTACCAGGAAACACATACCGTTACAACCAACCAGTTTGGTTTGTTTACACTTGGTGTAGGTAATGGAACTGTTGTGAGCGGAATATTTTCTTCCATTCCCTGGGCCACAATCACTCCCTGGCTACAGGTGGAAATGGATCCCGCCGGGGGAAGTGCTTATGTGATGATGGGGAGTTCGGCTTTGCTTAGTGTACCTTATGCGCTGCATTCAAACACTTCAGATGATAATAAATGGACGGTTACCGGAAATGATATCTATAATAATAATAGCGGAAACGTCGGTATTGGGACAAGTAGCCCGCAATACCAACTTCATATGAAAAGCAATGGCGATGCTGTGAATGCAATTAGTAGTGGAGCAACTGGTGCTGCCTGGAGTTACTATATGCAAAATGACACGCTTCGTTCCGCTGTCGGCTGGAGTAATCTGAATAACGCATTGACATTTCACGTAAAGGGTGATGACAGGATGGTTGTAAATGGCCTTGGTAATGTGGGAATTGGTATCACTACACCCGATGCGCAACTTCATTTGCACAAAGACACGGATCCCATGTTGCTCCTTACAAATAGTACAAGTGGCTCCACTGCTAATGATGGCTCAGCCATTTGGTTAAACGGAAATGATCTGAAAGTGGACAATCTTGAAAATGGAAATATCGTTTTCAATACTAATTATCAGGAGCGAATGCGTATAACAAACACGGGCAACCTGCGCATCACAGATGGCACGCAAGGTGACGGAAAAGTTTTAACGAGTGATGCGAGTGGGAATGCGAGTTGGAAAGTGCCAGCAGCCGGGCAGGTATATTTTGAAGCATACAAAACATCCGGGCAACAAACGATACCTGCTGGTGGAGTGCATAGGGTTATTTTTGATACCACTATGGTCAATATTGGAAATGCATACGACGAAGATTCCAGTTTATTTACTGCTCCAACAAGCGGTGTCTACTTTTTCTATGGTGAATTATTTTGGAACGGGCAATCTACAAACCAAATTGAGTTTGGTATGCGAAAAGCAGGTGTGACCGGATGGAATGGAGCTCAAGGATTTGGAAAAACAGGTGTAAACTATGAAAATACTAACTTAAGCGGATCGCTTTTTCTAAACGCAGGAGATAAGGTTGAGTTTTTCGCAATATTCTACCAACAGGGAGGTGGTACGAGTATCAACATTGGGGGCAGTTGGGAATTTTGTTATATTAAAGGATATAGAGTAAATTGACTCTTGTTTTATCACTTTCCTCATAATCTTTTCTATGTTGCTGTTAGAATGTGATGTAAATAAGGGTGCGTAGAGATTAACAAACAATGCTCGAATACATCCTCAAACAGGCTTGTTAAAAAAAATCCCTTTGCGCCTTTGCGCGAAAAAGAACTATTGCAACCAACTTCACATGTTACTTTTTCTCCGCATTATAATCCACGGCACAACCACAAAAGCAAAACCCATAAATAAAATCAAAGCACTGGACAACCATTTTTCAATAAATGGTGTTTCGAATTTGGAAAGAGTAGGGTCGGTTTTGTGAAGAAGAAAATCAATGTGTTCGCCTTGCCGATAGGTATACCATCCATCCACTTCGATCAATACCGTATCAGGAGATTCAGGAGAGATCAGGAGCGGACAGGGCCTGTTGTATTTGTCAGGAAGAAAACCGACGATGGTTCCTGTTGTATGGATATAATTCTTTTCTCTTTCTAATTTTAAATAAACCAATATCGCTCCAATCAGCAACAATGCAATGCCAATTGCCAGGATGATCTTCAGTACCGCCGGATTATCTTTATCGTTGAAGGATTTTTGTATTTCCATAAGAGTGAAATCGAAAGGAGATTATTTGAAAAAGATTACTCATTACCAGCCGGCCCGCTGTATCCTTGTTGCATAATAGGTTCCGTTGATGATCAAGGCGGGATCATTTTTGTAATATCCTTTTTCGCATCTCATCGCATTGCCATTCAAATACAAGTTCGTACCGTCATAATTCCATGTACCGGAATTGGAAGCTGTATGTGAAACACCGCCCGCGCCGGAGTTGCCGGAATAATCCATCGAGCCTTCGGAACCGTATTGAAAAGTACCATCCGGATTTAAGGTCAGTACATTCTGGTAACTGATTGCTCCGGAGTTCGTGGAAGTGGTGCTCATTTGCATCCAGCTTCCGGCGATTTCGGTTGTACCACCGGCTTCCTTGTTTGATTCACCTTTGCTGAAGACTTCAGTAACCCTTTGGCCACTGCCATTCACACCTGTCACGGATAATTGGTTTCCTTCCAGGTTCAATTCAACATCTGATTTGTTGGTTTTATTTTCCAGATGCATGACATTACCTTCAAGTCTGTAATTCATTTCAGCGCCACCCAATTGAAGTGTACCATTTTCACGAATCACGAGTCGGCCGCTTTTTCCGGTCCAGGTGCCGATGTAACCGTTACTTCCTCCTTCGGTATTACCGCTTTCCGGTGGTGTATTTCCGGGAGCGACAGCCGCAGAGACATCTCTTTGCAGTGAAAGTTTGATATCGTTTTCCGTGTTGCTCAGTTCCAGGTGGTCACCGTTCAATGTGTAATTCAGTACCAGCGTTTGTCCCTGCTCAGTGATGGTAATTGTATTTTCGGTATTTGTATACGTTACATCGCCATCGTAAAAAACAGCCTTTCCGTTTTCTCCGAGCATTACAAAGGCGCCAAGTCCGTCCTGGTCGGTGCCGCGCCATTTTCCTAATAAAGGATTTGCATTCATTTTATCCTGAATTTGTTTTGAATCCGAAGTGTTTTCATTGCCATTTTTGCAGGAGAAAATCGCAAAAACCAAAAGGAGATAGATAAAAGAAAACCGCATTTGAAATTTTATTAATATTTTGACAATAAAATTTTATTAATCCGTTATAAAAATATTAAAATTCATCAATAGTGAAGCGGGGTGGCCCGGGGGGGGGGGAAAAAGGCGCCGCCGGCGGCGGGGGCGGGGGAGGGGAAGGGGGGGGGGGGAGTTGGCCCGCCCAAAAACCCCCCCAAACCAAGGGAAAGCGAGGAAGGGGGGCCCCCCCCCCCGCCAAAAGGGGGGGGGGGGGTGGGGGGGGGGGGGGGGGGGGGAACAGAGAATCAGAGGAAGAAGGAAGGAGAAGGGGGGGGGGGGGGGGGGGGGGGCGGGCGGCCCCCCCCCCCCCGCCCCCCCCCCCCGCCGGGGGCCGGGGGGGGGGGGGGGGGGGGGGGGGGGGGGGCCGGGGGGGGGGGGGGGGGCCCGGGGGGGGGGAGGGGGGCGGGGGGGGGGGGGGCCCGGCCCAGGGGCCCCGGGGGGGTGGGGGGGGGGGGGGGGGGGGGGGGGGGGGGGGGAGGAAGGGGGGGGGGGACAAAAACAAAAGGAAAAGAGGCGCGCGCCCCGCAAGCGCCCCCGCAAAAAACCCGAGAAAGAAGGGGGCCCCCGGCGGCCGGGGGGGGGGGGGGGGGGGGGGGGGGGGGGGGGGGGGGGGGGGGGGGGGGGGGCGGGGGGGGGGGGGGGGGGGGCCGCGGGGGGGGGGGCGGGGGCGGGGGGGGGGGGGGGGGGGGGGGGGGAAAAGGGGGAGGAAAAAACAACACGGGGAGGGGCGGGGGGAAGGGGACCCCGGGGGGGCAACCGGCAGGCAAGGGCGCCCCACCAACCCCCCCAGGGGACCCCCAGGGAGGCCGGGGGGGGCGGGGGGGCCCCCGGCGGGGGGGGCGGGGCGCGGACCCCCGGGGGGGGGGGCGCGGGGGGGGCCCCGAGGGCGGCGCCGGCGGGGGGGGCACGGGGGGGCGGCGCGGGGGGGGGGGAAGCGCGGGCGGGAGGGGAGGGGGCGGGCGGGGGGGGGGGGGGGGGGGGGGGTCAAATTAGACATCACCGTTGAATCTTTGAATAAATTATTTTTTATGAAGAATATTACTGCCTTCCATTCTGTATTAATTTGTTTTCTTCTGCTCAATATTTTACCGGAAACAGGTTCATCGGCTAAAATTCCTTCCAGTAAAAGGAGCAAGGATGTCATTGCCAGACAAACTCCCATCTTATTGAAAGAATCTAATGCCAAAGGCCTGACTCTCGGACAAGCTGTATGCATTCGAATTTTTAAGGAAGAAAAGGAACTGGAATTATGGATTAAAAAGGGAAGTAAATTCTCGATGTTTAAATCCTATCCGATTTGTACTTTCTCCGGTGAACTGGGTTCCAAGAAGAAAGTTGGCGATGGACAGGCTCCCGAGGGTTTTTATACTGTGTATCCGGAACAGCTGAACCCATCCAGTGATTATCATCTTGCATTTAATATCGGATATCCGAATGCGTACGACAGAGCCCATCATTTTACCGGAAGCGCGATCATGGTTCATGGAAATTGTGTTTCCATTGGTTGTTATGCCATGACGGATGCGCGGATTGAAGAAATATTTACAGTCATAACGAAAGCTTTTGAAGGCGGACAATCATCCTTTCAGGTGCAGATTTATCCATTTCGAATGACCAGTGAAAAAATGGAAGCTCATGCCGGTTTGGAATGGTACAGCTTCTGGCAAAACCTTAAAACCGGTTACGATTATTTTGAAACACATCAATTGCCACCGGCTGTTACTGTGAGCAAGGCGAAATACGTTTTCAAATAATTTGATCGCATCATTCTTATCAAAGGTTTATTCTGTCCATGCGAGAATGATAATGACCAAGGGAGCAATCACGAAATAGGAGAGTGCTACATAAAATAGTGAACGGTAATAAACTGATTCTTTTCTCTTTTTGCGCTGACGGTAGGCAATAATTCCCATGACCACAGGAGCGCCGATAATCAGGTAAAATGTTCCTACGGAAGCGAGTCCTGACCACACCCAATAAAGCGTTGTGAGAGTAAAAAGGAGGAGTCCTCCATAGTTTACAAAAACGAGAAACCATTCCAGTAAGGGAGCTTTGTTCTGCAGTTCTTTTTTCATTTTTATTCCCATTAAAATATAAATGAGAAGGAAGAAGAGCGGGATCAGGATATAAATAAAAATGGGAATCATTGAAATCGTTTGAAGTACGATCAAAAATAATAAAACATCAGAGAATTTTTCAGGTCTTTTTCGAATGCTCCTTTATATTTCCTGTTGGTTTGCTTTAGTTTTTACAAATTAATGCTTCTTCAAAAGCTCATTGAAGCTTCTATCTGATCAGTTTCATTTTATGCAACAGCATTTATGCGATGTCCAATTTGCTTCCGGCTTTTCCTGAAATTTCAAGCTGATAATTTCGTAGTCTCCAGGGGACCTCGATATCCTGATTATTTCGAAAGTGTCGCAATGTTCCAATCAATGGAAGTCTGATTTAACAAATCAGGAGGCATCGGAGCATGTCCATTTTCATCGCTTTATTTCCATGCCTTAATAAAAATTAAACCCTTGGAATTCCGCTTGATTCGGGGCTTTCATCAGATTTGAAGGAGATTAAATTAAAAAATTTCTCAACAGGTGTATTTGCAAAGGAAAGTTTTCACACTTTTGTTAGAGAGGGGTTTGGTTGGAATACAATCATTCGCTTTGATTGCTTAAAAATCAGGTTTTTATCGAATTTTGGCAAAAAAGGAAGAAAACAGGACAAACATCAAATATCAAATTTATAAACTATGGCAACAGCAGAAGTAAAAGAAACGGTAAAAGAAAAATTAAAAGCACTACAGCTTACCATCGACAAAATCGAAAAAGCCTATGGTAAAGGAACCATCATGAAGATGGGTGATGAGGCGGTTGAACAGGTTGAATCCATTTCCACAGGTTCGATTTCTTTAGATAATGCATTGGGTATAGGCGGACTTCCAAAAGGAAGGGTCGTTGAGATTTATGGTCCGGAATCTTCGGGTAAAACAACACTCGCGATTCACGCGATCGCCAATGTGCAGAAGAATGGTGGTATTGCCGCCTTCATTGACGCGGAACATGCTTTCGACCGCTTCTATGCTCAGAAACTTGGCGTTGATCTGGAGAATCTCCTGATCTCCCAGCCTGACAATGGAGAGCAGGCGCTTGAAATTGCGGAAAATCTGATTCGTTCAGGAGCTATTGATATCCTTGTCATTGACTCTGTCGCAGCACTTACCCCAAAAGCTGAAATCGAAGGCGAAATGGGAGAAAGCAAAATGGGTCTTCAGGCTCGCTTGATGTCTCAGGCATTGCGTAAATTAACAGGTACCATCAGCCGCACGGGTTGCTGCTGTATTTTCATCAACCAGCTCCGTGAAAAGATTGGTGTGATGTTCGGAAATCCTGAAACTACTACCGGTGGTAACGCTTTGAAGTTTTATGCTTCCGTGCGTCTGGATATCCGTCGTATCGGACAATTGAAAGACGGTGAAGCCATCGTTGGTAACCGTACAAAAGTGAAAATTGT of the Bacteroidota bacterium genome contains:
- a CDS encoding murein L,D-transpeptidase, coding for MKNITAFHSVLICFLLLNILPETGSSAKIPSSKRSKDVIARQTPILLKESNAKGLTLGQAVCIRIFKEEKELELWIKKGSKFSMFKSYPICTFSGELGSKKKVGDGQAPEGFYTVYPEQLNPSSDYHLAFNIGYPNAYDRAHHFTGSAIMVHGNCVSIGCYAMTDARIEEIFTVITKAFEGGQSSFQVQIYPFRMTSEKMEAHAGLEWYSFWQNLKTGYDYFETHQLPPAVTVSKAKYVFK
- the recA gene encoding recombinase RecA produces the protein MATAEVKETVKEKLKALQLTIDKIEKAYGKGTIMKMGDEAVEQVESISTGSISLDNALGIGGLPKGRVVEIYGPESSGKTTLAIHAIANVQKNGGIAAFIDAEHAFDRFYAQKLGVDLENLLISQPDNGEQALEIAENLIRSGAIDILVIDSVAALTPKAEIEGEMGESKMGLQARLMSQALRKLTGTISRTGCCCIFINQLREKIGVMFGNPETTTGGNALKFYASVRLDIRRIGQLKDGEAIVGNRTKVKIVKNKVAPPFRIAEFDIMYGEGISKMGEIVDIGVDKGIIKKSGSWFSYGDTKLGQGRDAVKQLLNDNPELAEELELKIREALREAAAAG